Proteins co-encoded in one Setaria viridis chromosome 9, Setaria_viridis_v4.0, whole genome shotgun sequence genomic window:
- the LOC117836486 gene encoding uncharacterized protein isoform X3, whose amino-acid sequence MEAAAAAAATPERETSAEWGDGVVALGFRVKASSRESPSQKAGNVLEADLRSHWSTATNTKEWILLELQEPCLLSHVRIYNKSVLEWELTAGLRYKPDAFVKVRPRCESPKRDVVYAANHTPCRYLRISCLRGNPIAIFFIQLYGIPVPGLEPELQPLLSYLLPQITSAKQPPSQNMHLQLLKDIASRLPPFLPQIEADLNSIADTPESSVRFLALLAGPFYPILHLVNERDPTRSLFPSADSDALRTSPAATPTISSNFEAQPRRSRSPSSVQPASYLLAFRSETAVLLLRKAHKDKTLGVVCLRASKVLQKLLEPEPFLDKSMSNGVMLSSHACDEIPKSDASSLVLSTDYSCMFGEEFSLLENHFDGSFLSILDIAAVEEGILHVLYAAASQPLLCRKLAEVTSDIWSVLPLVQALLPALRPSLSPGPTEQIDDSFSQWNHPNVQHALSQIVTMSVSSSVLHPLLRACAGYLSSYLSSHVKTACVLLDLCRGPLAPWIPMITAKVDLAVELLEGLLGIIQEAGQYLARSRAALKYVLLAISGHMDDVLTEYKEVMHKLLFILEMLDPFIDPPTSVLKDTVIFGGITAIYLEKQSSASDIALNIIRTAVKRADVLPSLELEWRRGAVAPSVILSILDPHMPLPPDIDLCRSSVHEINNASLAVLDNPAPQTCNPENIDGRDASETTIRAESFEQYNFLFAPEELNQSELTGLCTLKEKGCDVITQTSLDQDNPEGRRTNEKLSSEPFLLDNIAAADYFDAQADYQQLENYQDCELRALEFHRLALNLCMQQEPTFEGHNAGIDALLLAAECYVNPFFLLDFQPNLERLEKIERIHSELMQGNASIVSKNLHLKDLDRKAMSNLEKKRDRSVIDLLLQAARFDCEYQEKIPEGEPYPNNAEDGERSVEISQEALQFADAVTLVRKNQAMLCHFIMKQFQRKGHLCSEILLQSLLFLLHSATELFCPPENVIDIILKSAENLNEQLACLYSCVNAGKKNLDRVKVHGLRRRWTLLQKLVLASSGSDNTREIARTKRDGFRFRSLVPPSTWIQKISDFSRFSSPLPRFLGWMAVSRYAKEYLNERLFLASDFSQLTSLLSIYMDELCLMDGVSTQKVRPAKGEQSNCKHLLLKKETTLSDQRSMAKQFKILLPELHFFFPSMSRLFNAFGESILEAVGLQLKCLPNNAVPDVLCWFSELCLWPYLERIKEHLVAANRISYLRGNIAANVKAVVFYLLESIITEHMEAIIPEMPRIVHILVSLCRASYTDVAFLKSVLCLMKPLISYFLRKGTDNTKVLGHVMEGSNFELLCFEELFEIVRCGKDLEDTSVDKIQVPLLIFILGSMFPDFSFERRIEMLSSLLVWVDCISSDPPSLLCSYLQGFQTLLDGCETVLVQNIELLGVSILSATSQSVESTDSLGVDGIMQLEKNTQDSEEQILVKSTAYYENDGSRKGVYSLHPSSIIEFCGAMEKFISHLTPSIEGSWKWHHQLASGLSLSIAKCLLFANFLKSIAQEETVSSSSEQDVAVKISSELAQKHWQSALEGLGKIILANQETQCWQVASAMLDYIMSMPNVLAWGNVLSATCSAVKGFCSHAPRISWRLQTDKWLSLLVSGGIESFNNSETCLIDLFCTMLSHSEPEQRSIALQQLGRIINSTSSTEADLKSPTYDPNFLTSVSTVTSLLVTHTWDRVAALALHDSSMLLRNHAMALLTEYVPYVDRKHLQSFLASSNSILNGLGQLSGVVEEGYFTRMSLLLLSRACLYSTPGDIALLPECVWQKLENMQTSSGGFGYMEKDLCRALCQLRSESDAKTVVKEVLSGSTCQAVSPDFKSIRDSILQVMSSLSSIEAYFEFFSAKSAQENEELEEAEIELELIEKEKSVHNFVVHRGDTVVPDMPSYHKGGNDVNKRLQQVRENIRSLEKSRLKEEITVRRQKKLLIRHAREKYLEETSSREMELMQELDRERGLEMEREVERQRQLDIERAKSRELQFNLDLEKEKQTQRELQRELEQVELGRSSSRREFSANPNSRSRERYRERDGGRAQQEAGSLRSSSRGHEGGSAQATAPAGGPPVVLAGTRSFSGGNLPTILQPRDRAAAAADDDNAWTEGSRDFGDASSIGDPEFDGPRPQGPRGGSGGGKSSSSRQVVERRERDGTSAGTGRREGKWERKQHS is encoded by the exons atggaggcggcggcggcggcggcggcgacgccggagaGGGAGACGTCGGCGGAGTGGGGCGATGGCGTGGTGGCGCTGGGTTTCCGGGTGAAGGCATCCTCTCGCGAGTCGCCGTCGCAGAAGGCGGGGAACGTGCTGGAGGCCGACCTGCGCTCCCACTGGTCCACCGCCACCAACACCAAGGAATGGatcctccttgagctccag GAGCCGTGCCTCCTCTCCCACGTCCGCATCTACAACAAGTCCGTCCTCGAATGGGAGCTCACCGCCGGTCTGCGCTACAAGCCCGATGCCTTCGTCAAGGTGCGCCCGCGCTGCGAGTCCCCCAAGCGCGACGTGGTCTACGCCGCCAACCACACCCCTTGCCGCTACCTCCGCATCTCCTGCCTTCGCGGCAACCCCAtcgccatcttcttcatccagCTCTATGGCATCCCCGTGCCTGGCCTTGAACCTGAGCTCCAGCCTCTGCTCAGCTACTTGCTCCCGCAAATCACATCGGCCAAACAACCCCCGTCTCAGAACATGCACCTCCAG TTGCTTAAAGACATCGCGAGCAGGCTACCTCCATTTCTGCCCCAGATTGAG GCTGACCTTAATAGCATCGCAGACACCCCAGAGAGCAGTGTGCGTTTCTTGGCTCTGCTTGCTGGTCCATTTTATCCGATCCTTCACCTTGTAAATGAAAG GGATCCTACCAGATCATTGTTCCCTTCTGCTGATTCAGATGCCTTGAGAACTAGTCCGGCTGCTACACCAACCATTTCTTCAAACTTTGAG GCACAACCTAGGAGATCACGGAGTCCATCATCTGTTCAGCCTGCTTCATATTTACTGGCTTTTCGATCTGAAACGGCTGTGCTCCTCTTAAGGAAAGCACATAAAGACAAAACTCTTGGAGTTGTTTGCCTCCGA GCATCAAAAGTATTGCAAAAACTCTTGGAGCCTGAGCCATTTCTAGACAAATCAATGTCTAATGGTGTCATGCTATCGAGCCATGCCTGTGATGAAATTCCTAAAAGTGATGCTTCCAGTCTAGTACTTTCTACAGACTACTCTTGTATGTTTGGAGAGGAATTTAGCCTATTAGAAAATCATTTTGATGGTTCATTCCTGAGTATTTTGGATATCGCTGCTGTGGAAGAAGGCATTCTTCATGTACTGTATGCGGCTGCTTCACAG CCTCTGTTATGTCGCAAGCTTGCTGAAGTTACTTCAGACATTTGGTCTGTCTTACCACTTGTCCAAGCTCTACTTCCAG CACTTCGCCCTTCACTCAGTCCTGGTCCTACTGAGCAGATTGATGATTCTTTTAGCCAATGGAATCATCCAAACGTTCAGCATGCTCTGTCCCAG ATTGTTACAATGTCAGTATCGTCATCAGTTTTACATCCTCTTCTCAGAGCTTGTGCTGGTTATCTTTCATCCTACCTTTCATCACAT GTGAAAACAGCCTGTGTTTTGCTCGACTTGTGTCGGGGGCCATTGGCACCATGGATTCCCATGATAACAGCAAAG GTAGATCTTGCAGTTGAACTTCTGGAGGGCCTCCTGGGTATCATCCAG GAAGCTGGCCAATATCTTGCTCGTTCTCGAGCAGCGCTGAAGTATGTTCTCTTGGCAATTTCTGGGCATATGGATGATGTGCTCACAGAATATAAA GAAGTCATGCATAAGTTACTTTTCATTCTGGAGATGCTAGATCCTTTTATCGATCCTCCTACAAGTGTGTTGAAAGACACAGTAATATTTGGTGGTATCACTGCTATATATTTGGAGAAGCAGTCAAGTGCATCCGATATTGCCTTAAATATTATCCGTACAGCAGTAAAGAGGGCTGATGTTCTCCCTTCTTTGGAACTTGAATGGCGACGAGGAGCAGTCGCCCCAAG TGTAATTCTCTCTATCTTGGATCCGCATATGCCACTTCCTCCAGACATAGACCTCTGCAGAAGTTCAGTGCATGAGATTAATAATGCATCTTTGGCTGTTTTGGATAATCCTGCACCACAGACGTGCAACCCTGAAAATATTGATGGTCGCGATGCCTCTGAAACAACTATTCGGGCTGAAAGTTTTGAACAGTACAATTTTTTGTTTGCTCCTGAAGAATTAAATCAATCTGAGTTGACAGGTCTTTGTACCTTGAAAGAAAAAGGCTGTGATGTAATAACTCAAACAAGTTTGGACCAGGACAACCCTGAAGGCAGAAGAACTAATGAGAAACTATCATCTGAACCTTTCCTGCTAGATAACATCGCTGCAGCTGATTATTTTGATGCACAGGCTGATTATCAACAGCTGGAGAACTACCAGGACTGTGAGTTACGAGCTCTAGAATTTCATCGCTTAGCGCTGAACCTATGCATGCAACAAGAGCCAACATTTGAAGGGCATAATGCTGGAATTGATGCTTTGCTGCTAGCTGCAGAATGTTACGTTAATCCATTTTTTCTCCTGGATTTCCAGCCTAATTTAGAGCGACTGGAGAAGATTGAACGTATCCATTCAGAGTTGATGCAAGGGAATGCCTCCATTGTGTCGAAAAATTTGCACTTGAAAGATTTAGATCGAAAAGCAATGTCTAATttggagaagaagcgggatagaTCTGTCATAGATTTACTCCTGCAAGCTGCAAGATTTGATTGTGAATACCAGGAAAAGATACCTGAGGGGGAACCTTATCCAAATAATGCTGAAGATGGCGAGCGATCTGTAGAAATCTCACAAGAAGCTCTTCAGTTTGCTGATGCGGTAACTTTGGTCAGAAAGAACCAGGCTATGCTCTGCCACTTTATTATGAAGCAATTCCAAAGGAAAGGACACTTGTGTAGTGAAATTCTTCTCCAGAGCTTGTTGTTCTTGTTGCACTCAGCAACCGAATTATTTTGTCCACCAGAGAATGTAATTGATATAATTTTGAAATCTGCTGAAAATCTCAACGAACAGCTTGCATGTCTTTACAGTTGTGTTAATGCAGGGAAAAAGAATCTGGATAGGGTAAAAGTACATGGTCTAAGAAGACGTTGGACCCTTCTCCAGAAGCTGGTTCTGGCTTCATCTGGCAGTGATAATACGAGAGAAATTGCCAGAACTAAAAGAGATGGTTTCCGTTTTAGAAGCTTAGTCCCTCCATCAACATGGATACAGAAGATATCCGATTTCTCCAGGTTTTCTAGCCCACTCCCTCGCTTTCTTGGATGGATGGCAGTGTCTCGTTATGCCAAGGAATATCTAAATGAGAGGCTGTTTCTTGCTTCTGATTTCTCACAGCTTACATCTTTGCTGTCAATTTACATGGATGAACTTTGTTTGATGGATGGAGTTTCAACTCAGAAGGTCAGGCCTGCAAAAGGTGAACAATCTAATTGTAAGCATTTGCTCCTTAagaaggaaactactctgtcaGATCAACGAAGCATGGCCAAACAGTTTAAAATTTTACTGCCAGAACTACATTTCTTCTTTCCAAGCATGAGTAGACTGTTTAATGCATTTGGAGAGAGCATCTTGGAAGCTGTTGGGCTACAGTTAAAATGTCTTCCCAACAATGCAGTACCAGATGTTCTTTGTTGGTTTTCTGAGTTGTGCTTGTGGCCTTATCTCGAACGCATTAAGGAGCATCTTGTAGCTGCAAACCGAATTAGTTACTTGAGAGGAAATATTGCTGCTAATGTGAAGGCAGTTGTTTTCTATCTACTTGAGAGTATTATTACTGAGCACATGGAGGCTATTATTCCTGAAATGCCCAGGATAGTGCACATTCTCGTGTCACTCTGTAGAGCTTCTTATACTGATGTGGCCTTCCTTAAGTCCGTGCTATGTCTAATGAAGCCACTCATCTCCTACTTCTTAAGGAAGGGAACTGATAATACAAAAGTATTGGGTCATGTAATGGAGGGCAGTAATTTTGAGCTGCTTTGTTTTGAAGAATTGTTTGAAATTGTTCGCTGTGGTAAAGATTTAGAGGATACATCTGTAGATAAGATTCAGGTACCCTTGCTTATCTTCATTCTGGGATCAATGTTTCCTGATTTCTCATTTGAGAGGAGGATTGAAATGTTAAGCTCCTTGTTAGTATGGGTGGATTGTATCAGTTCCGATCCACCATCATTGTTATGCAGTTATCTTCAAGGCTTCCAGACACTTCTTGATGGTTGTGAAACTGTGCTAGTTCAAAATATCGAACTACTTGGTGTCAGCATCCTTTCTGCGACAAGCCAATCTGTAGAATCTACTGATTCCTTGGGTGTTGACGGCATCATGCAACTAGAGAAGAACACACAAGATAGTGAAGAGCAAATACTAGTGAAATCCACAGCATATTATGAGAATGATGGAAGTCGTAAGGGTGTTTATTCTCTACATCCAAGTAGTATCATAGAATTTTGTGGTGCGATGGAGAAGTTTATTTCACACCTTACTCCATCTATTGAGGGTAGTTGGAAATGGCACCATCAGTTGGCCTCTGGGCTCTCTTTGTCGATTGCAAAGTGTTTATTGTTTGCAAATTTTTTGAAGTCCATTGCACAGGAAGAGACAGTGTCTAGTAGCAGTGAGCAAGATGTTGCTGTGAAAATTTCCAGTGAGCTTGCACAAAAGCATTGGCAAAGTGCTCTTGAAGGTCTTGGAAAAATTATTTTAGCAAATCAGGAAACACAGTGCTGGCAGGTGGCATCAGCTATGCTTGATTATATAATGAGCATGCCAAACGTCCTTGCTTGGGGTAATGTTCTTAGTGCTACATGCTCTGCAGTCAAGGGCTTCTGCTCTCATGCACCTAGGATATCTTGGAGGCTGCAGACAGATAAGTGGTTATCATTATTGGTTTCTGGTGGAATTGAGAGCTTCAATAACAGCGAGACATGTTTGATTGATCTTTTCTGTACAATGTTGAGTCATTCTGAACCAGAGCAGCGCTCTATTGCATTACAGCAGCTTGGGAGGATTATTAACTCAACAAGTTCCACTGAAGCTGATTTGAAATCTCCTACTTATGACCCAAATTTCCTCACATCTGTCTCAACAGTTACGTCCCTTCTGGTTACTCATACATGGGACAGAGTAGCAGCATTGGCTCTCCATGACTCTTCTATGCTATTAAGGAATCATGCAATGGCATTGCTTACTGAATATGTGCCTTATGTTGATAGGAAGCATCTGCAGTCCTTTCTCGCATCCAGTAACAGTATCCTGAATGGTTTGGGACAACTTTCTGGTGTAGTTGAAGAGGGCTATTTTACACGAATGTCTTTGCTGTTGCTTTCTAGGGCATGTCTTTATTCCACTCCTGGAGATATCGCTCTGCTACCTGAATGTGTTTGGCAGAAGTTGGAAAACATGCAAACATCATCTG GAGGTTTTGGTTATATGGAGAAAGATCTCTGCCGAGCTCTGTGCCAACTAAGAAGTGAATCAGATGCTAAAACC GTTGTGAAAGAAGTTCTCTCCGGATCTACCTGTCAGGCAGTCAGCCCTGATTTTAAGAGCATCCGTGATTCGATTCTTCAG GTGATGTCCTCTTTGAGTTCTATTGAGGCATACTTTGAGTTCTTCTCAGCCAAATCTGCTCAAGAAAATGAG GAACTTGAAGAAGCTGAGATTGAATTGGAGCTTATTGAAAAAGAGAAATCAGTTCATAACTTTGTTGTGCATCGCGGTGATACTGTGGTTCCTGATATGCCATCAT ACCACAAGGGTGGTAATGATGTTAATAAACGGCTCCAGCAAGTACGGGAAAATATACGATCCCT GGAAAAGTCCAGGCTTAAAGAGGAAATTACAGTACGCAGGCAAAAGAAGCTGCTTATAAGACATGCTCGTGAAAAGTACTTAGAAGAGACAAGCTCTAGGGAAATGGAGCTTATGCAAGAGCTCGATAG GGAGAGAGGCCTCGAGATGGAACGTGAAGTAGAAAGACAGCGACAATTGGATATTGAGCGTGCGAAGTCTAGGGAACTGCAGTTCAACCTTGacttggaaaaagaaaaacaaactcAG AGAGAGCTTCAACGTGAACTGGAGCAAGTCGAGTTGGGGCGTTCATCATCAAGGCGGGAGTTTTCAGCCAATCCAAACAG CCGGTCCAGGGAGCGGTACCGCGAAAGGGATGGCGGCAGAGCACAGCAGGAGGCAGGGAGCCTGAGGTCAAGCAGCCGAGGCCACGAGGGAGGCTCCGCTCAGGCGACTGCGCCGGCCGGAGGCCCCCCTGTCGTGCTCGCCGGAACGAGATCCTTCTCCGGAGGCAACCTTCCGACGATACTGCAGCCTCGCGAccgtgctgctgccgccgctgatgATGACAACGCTTGGACCGAGGGAAGCAGGGACTTCGGTGACGCCAGCAGCATCGGTGACCCTGAGTTCGATGGGCCGAGGCCGCAAGGGCCACgaggcggcagtggcggcggcaagTCGTCGTCGTCCAGGCAAGTTGTGGAGCGGAGGGAGCGTGATGGCACCAGTGCCGGCACAGGCAGAAGGGAAGGGAAATGGGAGAGGAAGCAACATTCCTGA